The Penaeus chinensis breed Huanghai No. 1 chromosome 16, ASM1920278v2, whole genome shotgun sequence genome window below encodes:
- the LOC125033447 gene encoding protein yippee-like 2 isoform X2, with protein MDEELSWVSNGRVRVLECLAPWLCISAARPVGSVGSGAARQQQQQQQEGQQQQQPGEPGAGWLRDTRTAPSDRTRPHSAPVPITTTMVKTFQAYLPSCHRTYSCIHCRAHLANHDELISKSFQGSQGRAYLFNSVVNVGCGPAEERVLLTGLHAVADIYCECCKTTLGWKYEHAFESSQKYKEGKYIIELAHMIKDNGWD; from the exons ATGGATGAGGAGCTCTCTTGGGTTTCAAATG GCAGGGTGAGAGTGCTGGAGTGCCTGGCGCCGTGGCTGTGCATTAGCGCAGCTCGCCCGGTGGGGTCCGTGGGGTCGGGGGCGgcgcggcagcagcagcagcagcagcaggagggacagcagcagcagcagccaggAGAGCCCGGGGCTGGGTGGCTCCGCGACACCAGGACCGCACCCAGCGACCGAACCCGCCCTCACTCGGCACCCGTGCCGATCACCACAACCATGGTCAAAACGTTTCAG GCGTATCTCCCCTCTTGCCACCGGACGTACTCGTGCATACACTGCCGAGCACACCTGGCCAACCATGATGAACTGATATCCAAG TCATTTCAGGGCAGTCAAGGCAGAGCATACCTATTTAATTCTGT GGTGAATGTAGGATGTGGGCCTGCGGAGGAACGGGTACTGTTAACCGGCCTCCATGCAGTGGCAGATATATACTGTGAATGTTGTAAAACAACACTAGGTTGGAAATAC GAACATGCATTTGAATCAAGTCAGAAGTACAAGGAGGGGAAGTACATCATCGAACTGGCACATATGATCAAAGATAATGGGTGGGACTGA
- the LOC125033447 gene encoding protein yippee-like 2 isoform X1, with product MFLDAPPHGRATSSAGKGRVRVLECLAPWLCISAARPVGSVGSGAARQQQQQQQEGQQQQQPGEPGAGWLRDTRTAPSDRTRPHSAPVPITTTMVKTFQAYLPSCHRTYSCIHCRAHLANHDELISKSFQGSQGRAYLFNSVVNVGCGPAEERVLLTGLHAVADIYCECCKTTLGWKYEHAFESSQKYKEGKYIIELAHMIKDNGWD from the exons GCAGGGTGAGAGTGCTGGAGTGCCTGGCGCCGTGGCTGTGCATTAGCGCAGCTCGCCCGGTGGGGTCCGTGGGGTCGGGGGCGgcgcggcagcagcagcagcagcagcaggagggacagcagcagcagcagccaggAGAGCCCGGGGCTGGGTGGCTCCGCGACACCAGGACCGCACCCAGCGACCGAACCCGCCCTCACTCGGCACCCGTGCCGATCACCACAACCATGGTCAAAACGTTTCAG GCGTATCTCCCCTCTTGCCACCGGACGTACTCGTGCATACACTGCCGAGCACACCTGGCCAACCATGATGAACTGATATCCAAG TCATTTCAGGGCAGTCAAGGCAGAGCATACCTATTTAATTCTGT GGTGAATGTAGGATGTGGGCCTGCGGAGGAACGGGTACTGTTAACCGGCCTCCATGCAGTGGCAGATATATACTGTGAATGTTGTAAAACAACACTAGGTTGGAAATAC GAACATGCATTTGAATCAAGTCAGAAGTACAAGGAGGGGAAGTACATCATCGAACTGGCACATATGATCAAAGATAATGGGTGGGACTGA